In the Blattabacterium sp. (Blattella germanica) str. Bge genome, ATGGAATACTAGGTGGTGGACCTCAAAGTCGTTTGTTCTTAAATCTTAGAGAGAAAAAAGCTTACACATATGGTGCTTATTCTGTTTTAAAATCTGATAAAAATATTGGTTACTTTTCAGTTTATACTCAAGTTAGAAATGAAGTAACAGAAAAAGCTATTCAAGATATTTTAAAAGAAATTATGAAAATAAAAAAGGAAAAAGTTTCTTATGAAGAATTGAATATTAAGAAAAAAGAAATAAATGGACAATTTATTCTTGATTTAGAAGATCCAAACAGAATTAGTGATCTTTTTATCTGTGAATTAAAAAATAATCTTCCAAATGGATTTTATAAGAATTACTTAAAAAAAATAGAATCAGTTACTCCAGAAAATATACATCAATCATGTAAAAAATTCTTTTCTATTAAAAATGGTAGAATTATAATTGTTGGAAAAGCTAATGATATTTTACCTAAAATCAAAAAATTAGATTATCCTATTCGTTATTTTGATCAATTTGGATCTTTATTAAAACAAAATGAGAAATGAGTGAAGATCATTCTTTAGAAGATCGTATTATTTTTGTATTAAAAAGTATATATGACCCGGAAATTCCGGTAGATATTTATGAACTAGGTCTTATTTATGATATTCAAGTTTCTAATAAAAAAGAGGTTAAAATAGTAATGACTTTAACTACACCAAATTGTCCAGTAGCAGAAAGTTTGCCCTTAGAAGTCAAAAATAAAGTTGAGTCTTTAAAAGAAATAAAAAATGTAGATGTAGTTTTAACATTTGATCCTCCTTGGAGTAGAGAATTTATGAGTGAGGAAGCACGTTTAGAACTAGGTTTTTTATAAATTTTATGAGTATGAGTATTTTGAGTTTTCTATTTTATGGGATATTAATCCTTTTAATTTTATCTCTTTTTTCTAGTTTCCTTTTTATAGTTCAGCAAGAAACAGCATTTATTATTGAAAGAATGGGAAAATTTCATAGTATTCGTTATGCTGGATTGAATTTTAAAATTCCCATTATAGATCATATAGTCGGAAAACTCACTTTGAAAATTCAACAATTAGATCTTTTAGTAGACACTAAAACTAAAGATAATGTTTTTGTAAAAGTTAAAATATCAGTTCAATTTAAAGTAATTAAAAAAAAAGTATACGAAGCTTTTTATAAATTAGATAATTCTCATGCTCAAATTACTTCTTATATATTTGATGTTGTTCGAGCAGAAGTTCCAAAAATGCGTTTAGATGATGTTTTTGAGAGAAAAGATCACATTGCTCTTGTAGTAAAAGGAGAATTAGAGGGGTCCATGTTAGATTATGGATTTTCCATTATTAAGGCTTTAGTCACAGATCTTGATCCAGATGAACAAGTCAAACAAGCAATGAATCGTATTAATACAGCTGAAAGAGAAAAAGTAGCAGCGGAATATCAAGCAGAAGCTGAAAGAATTAAAATTGTAGCTAAAGCCAAAGCAGAAGCTGAAAGTAAAAAATTACAAGGAAAAGGAACAGCAGATCAACGTAGAGAGATAGCTAGAGGAATATTAGAATCTGTAGAAGTATTAAATAATGTAGGAATAAATTCACAAGAAGCTTCAGCTTTGATTGTAGTGACACAACATTATGACACACTTCAATCTATGGGAGAAGGGTGTAACACCAATTTAATTTTATTACCTAATTCCCCAGGATCTGCTAGTGAAATGTTAAATAATATGATTACTTCATTTAATATTTCTAATCAAATTGGAGAAACACTCAAAAAAAAGAACAATAGTAAAAAAAATAAATCATAAAATTTCATGGAAATTATAGGAAGAGTTAAAAAACTATTTGAAACTCAAAAATTTGATAGTGGATTTAGAAAAAGAGAAATCGTTCTTACAACTGAAGAACCATACCCACAAAATATATTGATTGAATTTATTCAAGATAAAGTGGATTTATTAGAGAATATAAGATCAAAAGATAAAATAAAAATTTTTATTAATATTCGTGGTAGAGAATGGACCAATCCTGAAGGAATAATTAAATATTTTAATTCTATACAAGGATGGAAAATAGAAGAGATAGGTTCTTCAAAAAAAACATCTGCTATATCTCCATCTTTATCTTCTGATGATTTCGATGATTTACCTTTCTAGAAAATTTTTCTAACAAATTATTTCTTAATAATTCTTGATAAATTATATCTTTATTCACATTCCACTTTTTAGAAGGTGAATATTCTTTGGCATAAAAAATAATTTGAAGGTGCAACTTTTTCCAATTGATTTTATTGAAAATTCGTTTGGCATCTTTTTCCGTTTTTTTAACATTTTTTCCGTCACTCAATTGCCAACGAGCCATCATTCTGTGTATGTGAGTATCTACAGGAAATACAGGAACATTTGATACATGAGATAAAAAAACAGATGCTGTTTTATGTCCTACTCCAGGTAAAGATTTTAATATGGAAATATTTTTAGGAATAACATTGTTATATTTATTTATCAAAATAGTAGATAAATCATAAATATTTTTGGATTTTTTATTATAAAGTCCTATATTTTTTATAAAATTTTTGATTTCATCAACAGAAAAACGAATCATATCCCTAGGAGTTCGTATTTTTTTAAATAAATGTTTTGTGATCTCATTTACTTTTTTTTCCTTGCTTTTTGCAGTAAGCAAAACAGATATGAGTAGAGTATATTCGTTGATATAATATAGAGTGCTAGTTGGACTAGGATATAAAGAATCCAATATTGTTTCAATTATTTTTGTTTTTCTCGTAAAAAGATTCATATATTCTGAATAGAAACTTCTATATTATTATTTTTTTCATTCATTTTTAATAAAATTTGATCTCCTTTTTTTAATTTTTCACTGATTATACATTCTGATATAGGATTTTTTATAAATTTTTCTATTACTCTTTTTAAAGGACGAGCTCCATATTCATGATCAAATCCTTTTTTTTGAATAAAATCTTTGACTTCAGGAAATAAAGTTATTTTATATCCTAAATTAGATACGTGAAGTATTATTTTTTCTAGTTCTATATGAGTAATTTTAGATATATCTTTTTGAGTTAAAGAATTAAAAACAATAATATCATCTATTCTATTTAAAAATTCTGGAGAAAAAGTTTTCTTTAAAGCTTGTTCTAGCACATTTTTAATATAATTATTTGATTGTCTGGCTTGAGTATGAAATCCTATTCCTTGACCAAATTCTTTTAATTGTTGTGTTCCTGTATTTGACGTAAAAATAATTACGGTATTTTTAAAATTTATTTTTCTTCCAATACTATCTGTTACACATCCGTAATCTAACATTTGCAATAAAATATTAAAAACTTCATGATGTGCTTTTTCTATTTCATCCAACAATATAACAGAATAAGGTTTACGACGTATAATTTCTGTTAATTGTCCTCCCTCTTCATAACCAACATAACCTGGAGGAGCTCCTATTAATCTAGAAACAGAGAATTTTTCCATATATTCACTCATATCTATACGGATCAGTGATTCTTCTGAATCAAATAGTTCTTTTGCAAAAATTTTTGCTAAATAAGTTTTTCCAACTCCTGTTTGTCCTAAAAAAATAAAAGATCCTATAGGAGAATTAGGATCTTTTAATCCAGTTCTGTTTCTTTGTACTGCTTTGACTATTTTTTCTACTGCTTCATCTTGTCCTATTATTTTTTCTTTTAGTATATCTATCATTTTATTTAACTTCTTCATTTCAGCTTGAGCGATTCTTTTGACTGGAACCCCACTCATCATAGAGACCACTTCTTCAACATTTTCTTCAGAAACTATTTCTTTATTTTCTTTAGAAGATTCTTCCCACTCTTTTTGAGCTTTGATTAATTGTTTTTCTATACGTTTTTCTGTATCACGAAGCCTAGCTGCTTCCTCATATTTTTGACTTTTAACTACTTTTGATTTCTCTTCACGAATACTTTCTAATTCCTTTTCTAAAAGAACTATTTCCTGAGGAACTTTTATATTTTTGATATGTACGCGAGATCCTGCTTCATCTAAAGCATCAATTGCTTTATCTGGTAAATGACGATCTACAATATATCGTACAGTGAGGTTTACACAAGCTTTTATAGCCTCTTTTGTATAAAGAACATTATGATGACTTTCATATTTTCCTTTTATTTTTTTTAAAATTTCTACAGTTTCTTCTTCAGAAGAAGGTTGGACTATAATTTTTTGAAATCTTCGTTCTAAAGCTCCATCTTTTTCTATATATTGTCTATACTCGTTTAACGTGGTAGCTCCAATACATTGAATATCTCCTCTAGCTAAAGCCGGTTTAAATATGTTAGACGCATCTAATGACCCCGTGGTCCCTCCCGCTCCAATCATTGTGTGAATTTCATCTATAAAAAGAATCAATCCCGCATTTTTTTCTGATTCATTTATAATAGCCTTCATTCTTTCTTCAAATTGTCCTCTATATTTAGTTCCAGCAACTAAACTGGCTAAATCTAGGACAACTACTCTTTTGTTGTATAATACTCTAGAAACTTTTTTTTGTACAATACGAAGAGCTAATCCTTCAGCTATAGCTGATTTTCCTACTCCAGGTTCTCCTATAAGTAAAGGATTATTTTTTTTTCTTCTACTCAATATTTGAGAAACGCGTTCTACTTCTTTATCTCTACCGACTACAGGATCTAACTTCCCTTCCATTGCTATAGCATTCAAATCTCTTCCAAAGTTGTCCAAAACAGGAGTTTTACTTCTGATTGAAGTTCCTCCATAATAACCTGAACTCCTTCCACTTCCTCCAGAACCGTAAGAAGAAGTAGAACTATCATTTTCTATATCTTCATCTGAATAAGCAGAAGAGAAAAAAATTTTTTTTATACTGTTTGACGAGTAATGATAAATCATAAATTAAAATCATTTTTATTAAAAAATAAATAGAAATTTATTGCAAAAAACTTTAACATATATAAGTTTGTTAATTATATTAATTATAAAGGTTTTTTTCTTCTTGTATTATAGAAGAAGATATTTTCAAATTCAACCGTTCTATTAATGTTTCTACTAATTTATTTTTTTGATACAAAAAATTGTACTGTTCTATTGGATATTCTTTTTTTTTGATGACTTTAAATTCTAAATGTGGATTATTCAATTTTTTTTTGAAATATTTTTCAAAATTTGTTTGAATTAATGAAAAATTTCGACTATCTAATTTACAGGGCACCATAAAAAATATTTTATTTCTTATGATTTGAAATTGTATTTCATTTTTCAAAAAATCTAAATAAACGGGATTTATTTTTTCTGAAAAATTGTGTACGAATTTAATCCAATTTTTTTGCAAAAAATGAAGTTTTTCATTTTCCTTATAAAAGTGAAATTCTTGACTGTTTTTTTCTATAGAAGAATTTTTATGATTTTTTTTATGAATAGAAAAAAAATGTGCTAATTGGATTAAATGTATTTCTACTGTCAGTCTTAAATTTTGATTGTTCAATCTATATTCTTTTTCCAAACGAAGGAAAATACTCAAAGCATGAATTAAAAAAAAGAAAGATATTTTTTTTGATTGTTCAATATAAGATTGTATTATTTCTTTTTTAAATTTCAAAATAGAAATTGTTTCAGAATTTTTAGATAAAAATAAATTTCTGAAATGTTTAGTAAATCCAACTACTAAATTATAAGAATCAATTTTTTTCTGTAAAATTTTATCTAACAAAATCAATATCTTATTGACATTCTCATCTAAAAGATAATCTACTATTTCAAAATAGTATTTGACATCAAAAATACCCAATTTATTCATTATAAAATATTTGGATATTTTTTGTCCATCACATGATATGAATCTATCAAATAAATGAATAGCCTTGCTGAGAGATCCTTCTACATGCTTAGACAAAAGCAATAAAGCTTCATTTTCTATTTCTATATTTTCTTTTTCCGCGATCATTTTTAAATGAAAAAAAATTTTCTTTACAGAAAGACTTTGGAATTCATAAACTTGACAACGTGATAAAATGAATTCTGGGACTATTTTTTCTTCTGTTCCGCAAAAAATAAATAATATATGCGGATGTTTTTCTTCTATAAA is a window encoding:
- a CDS encoding iron-sulfur cluster assembly protein, with the protein product MSEDHSLEDRIIFVLKSIYDPEIPVDIYELGLIYDIQVSNKKEVKIVMTLTTPNCPVAESLPLEVKNKVESLKEIKNVDVVLTFDPPWSREFMSEEARLELGFL
- a CDS encoding SPFH domain-containing protein, translated to MSILSFLFYGILILLILSLFSSFLFIVQQETAFIIERMGKFHSIRYAGLNFKIPIIDHIVGKLTLKIQQLDLLVDTKTKDNVFVKVKISVQFKVIKKKVYEAFYKLDNSHAQITSYIFDVVRAEVPKMRLDDVFERKDHIALVVKGELEGSMLDYGFSIIKALVTDLDPDEQVKQAMNRINTAEREKVAAEYQAEAERIKIVAKAKAEAESKKLQGKGTADQRREIARGILESVEVLNNVGINSQEASALIVVTQHYDTLQSMGEGCNTNLILLPNSPGSASEMLNNMITSFNISNQIGETLKKKNNSKKNKS
- a CDS encoding DUF3127 domain-containing protein yields the protein MEIIGRVKKLFETQKFDSGFRKREIVLTTEEPYPQNILIEFIQDKVDLLENIRSKDKIKIFINIRGREWTNPEGIIKYFNSIQGWKIEEIGSSKKTSAISPSLSSDDFDDLPF
- the nth gene encoding endonuclease III — translated: MNLFTRKTKIIETILDSLYPSPTSTLYYINEYTLLISVLLTAKSKEKKVNEITKHLFKKIRTPRDMIRFSVDEIKNFIKNIGLYNKKSKNIYDLSTILINKYNNVIPKNISILKSLPGVGHKTASVFLSHVSNVPVFPVDTHIHRMMARWQLSDGKNVKKTEKDAKRIFNKINWKKLHLQIIFYAKEYSPSKKWNVNKDIIYQELLRNNLLEKFSRKVNHRNHQKIKMEI
- a CDS encoding ATP-dependent Clp protease ATP-binding subunit — encoded protein: MIYHYSSNSIKKIFFSSAYSDEDIENDSSTSSYGSGGSGRSSGYYGGTSIRSKTPVLDNFGRDLNAIAMEGKLDPVVGRDKEVERVSQILSRRKKNNPLLIGEPGVGKSAIAEGLALRIVQKKVSRVLYNKRVVVLDLASLVAGTKYRGQFEERMKAIINESEKNAGLILFIDEIHTMIGAGGTTGSLDASNIFKPALARGDIQCIGATTLNEYRQYIEKDGALERRFQKIIVQPSSEEETVEILKKIKGKYESHHNVLYTKEAIKACVNLTVRYIVDRHLPDKAIDALDEAGSRVHIKNIKVPQEIVLLEKELESIREEKSKVVKSQKYEEAARLRDTEKRIEKQLIKAQKEWEESSKENKEIVSEENVEEVVSMMSGVPVKRIAQAEMKKLNKMIDILKEKIIGQDEAVEKIVKAVQRNRTGLKDPNSPIGSFIFLGQTGVGKTYLAKIFAKELFDSEESLIRIDMSEYMEKFSVSRLIGAPPGYVGYEEGGQLTEIIRRKPYSVILLDEIEKAHHEVFNILLQMLDYGCVTDSIGRKINFKNTVIIFTSNTGTQQLKEFGQGIGFHTQARQSNNYIKNVLEQALKKTFSPEFLNRIDDIIVFNSLTQKDISKITHIELEKIILHVSNLGYKITLFPEVKDFIQKKGFDHEYGARPLKRVIEKFIKNPISECIISEKLKKGDQILLKMNEKNNNIEVSIQNI
- a CDS encoding AAA family ATPase, producing MNKVFSDKIVLADKYKPLKWDELIGQENISITLKKAIQENRLSQVLFFFGPKGVGKNTCAHILANELNSFSEFKDISLNTFEINGFFHNSLKCIHRIIDTSRYSPKRGKYNIFIIKEIHKFSKDVFDFFLKFIEEKHPHILFIFCGTEEKIVPEFILSRCQVYEFQSLSVKKIFFHLKMIAEKENIEIENEALLLLSKHVEGSLSKAIHLFDRFISCDGQKISKYFIMNKLGIFDVKYYFEIVDYLLDENVNKILILLDKILQKKIDSYNLVVGFTKHFRNLFLSKNSETISILKFKKEIIQSYIEQSKKISFFFLIHALSIFLRLEKEYRLNNQNLRLTVEIHLIQLAHFFSIHKKNHKNSSIEKNSQEFHFYKENEKLHFLQKNWIKFVHNFSEKINPVYLDFLKNEIQFQIIRNKIFFMVPCKLDSRNFSLIQTNFEKYFKKKLNNPHLEFKVIKKKEYPIEQYNFLYQKNKLVETLIERLNLKISSSIIQEEKNLYN